The Rhododendron vialii isolate Sample 1 chromosome 6a, ASM3025357v1 genome includes a window with the following:
- the LOC131331531 gene encoding dol-P-Man:Man(6)GlcNAc(2)-PP-Dol alpha-1,2-mannosyltransferase translates to MALSARQRRPLPSEASSSSSPSPASYTKLDKPKRSDGGEEADKGLTWALPLFALGVLRYMSATSNIIHDCDEVFNYWEPLHFLLFKSGFQTWEYSSQFALRSYLYLLLHKVVGEPASWLFSEEKVRVFYAVRIFLGLLSVITEAALVVALSRKYGKRLASYALAMLCLTSGCFFASTSFLPSSFSMYAMSLSSALFLFEKPAMAVAVAAIGVILGWPFSVLAFLPITIYSLIRKFKQSFLAGAITSIVLLALSLLVDCTYYRRWTSSALNLLLYNVLGGGESHLYGTEGPLYYLKNGFNNFNFCFILALLFVGVLPIARKKYAPDLFLVVSPIYIWLAFMSLQPHKEERFLYPIYPLICVAAAAVIESFPDFFRDKYNPNHNSLLISIAQTLRPLVLGLILCVSHARTFSLIHGYSAPLEIYKHLDYHDHLGTGSVVCVGSEWHRFPSSFFIPDHVGQVRWIDDGFSGLLPFPFNSTLGGTSAAPPYFNNKNKASDEQYLQDLEKCTFLVELHLQRPYPYRGSDLSTWEVVAALPYLDRELSPPMYRSFFIPYLWQGKNVFGIYKLLKRIPK, encoded by the exons atggcTCTATCAGCGCGGCAGAGACGGCCACTTCCGTCGGAAGCTTCGTCGTCTTCGTCGCCGTCGCCGGCGTCGTACACGAAGCTCGACAAGCCGAAGAGATCAGACGGCGGAGAAGAGGCGGACAAGGGACTGACGTGGGCGTTACCGCTGTTCGCCCTAGGAGTGCTTCGGTACATGAGCGCCACTTCGAACATCATACACGACTGCGACGAGGTGTTCAATTACTGGGAGCCTCTTCACTTTCTCCTCTTCAAATCTGGCTTTCAGACTTGGGAATACAG CTCCCAATTTGCATTACGCTCATACTTGTACCTTCTTTTGCACAAAGTTGTGGGTGAACCAGCTTCCTGGTTGTTTAGTGAGGAGAAA GTGAGAGTGTTTTATGCTGTAAGAATCTTTCTTGGGCTCCTCTCTGTTATCACGGAGGCCGCACTGGTTGTAGCACTTTCCAGGAAATATGGGAAACGCCTTGCTTCTTACGCACTTGCGATGCTATGCTTAACTAGCGGTTGTTTTTTTGCTAGTACAA gtttCTTGCCAAGTTCATTCTCAATGTATGCCATGTCTCTCTCGTCTGCATTGTTTCTTTTTGAGAAACCTGCCATGGCAGTTGCAGTTGCAGCCATTGGGGTTATTCTTGGCTGGCCATTCTCAGTTTTGGCTTTTCTGCCAATAACGATTTACTCATTGATAAGAAAGTTCAAACAGTCATTTCTTGCGGGTGCAATCACGTCAATTGTGCTTCTG GCACTCTCATTACTTGTTGACTGCACCTATTACAGAAGATGGACGTCCTCTGCTCTGAATCTGTTGTTATATAATGTATTAGGGGGTGGTGAGAGCCATTTGTATGGAACTGAAGGTCCATTATATTACTTGAAGAATGGATTTAATAATTTCAACTTCTGCTTCATTCTTGCACTGTTGTTCGTTGGAGTCCTGCCCATTGCAAGGAAGAAGTATGCTCCAGACTTGTTTCTTGTTGTCTCTCCTATCTATATTTGGCTGGCATTTATGTCTTTGCAGCCTCACAAAGAGGAAAG ATTCCTTTATCCAATATACCCACTTATTTGTGTAGCAGCTGCTGCTGTCATTGAGAGCTTTCCTGATTTTTTCCGAGACAAGTATAACCCCAATCATAATTCACTGCTTATTTCG ATTGCACAAACTCTGAGACCTCTGGTTCTTGGCCTTATTTTGTGCGTCTCCCATGCTCGAACATTCTCCCTCATTCATGGTTATTCTGCTCCATTGGAGATATACAAACATTTGGATTACCATGATCATCTAGGAACGG GTTCTGTAGTTTGTGTTGGAAGTGAATGGCATCGCTTCCCATCATCCTTCTTTATCCCGGATCATGTGGGTCAAGTTCGATGGATAGATGATGGGTTCAGTGGTCTACTTCCATTCCCATTTAATTCTACCTTGGGCGGAACTTCAGCTGCACCACCATACTTTAACAATAAGAACAAGGCATCTGATGAGCAATAT CTCCAGGATCTGGAAAAGTGTACTTTCCTCGTCGAATTGCACCTTCAACGACCATATCCTTATAGAGGAAGTGATTTGTCAACATGGGAG GTTGTTGCAGCATTACCGTATCTGGACAGGGAGCTTTCACCTCCCATGTATCGGTCATTCTTTATACCGTACCTTTGGCAGGGGAAGAATGTTTTTGGCATCTACAAACTACTTAAGAGAATTCCAAAATGA